One genomic segment of Sminthopsis crassicaudata isolate SCR6 chromosome 4, ASM4859323v1, whole genome shotgun sequence includes these proteins:
- the LOC141566327 gene encoding adhesion G protein-coupled receptor F4-like isoform X2, whose product MKMVSAGTTFCCLLLFLVTECYHQRPKLHPKVGDKIQGLNEKSKTRGFPGQCQGNCLNGSHCKQFCENPFHGEIGFTCNNKRWQKSIETCTSLTVQTLFQETNAISVYEPSLSGNTRFSSDVLLSPSNEEFIESAVEGIQKKCPDDYACIINSVRSAEVTSGNIAFIVELLKNISTQLSSNINRRKMQSLSMMANHVLNRAAISNWAFIPERTTGSVLLQSVNSFAENLNINDEPENIVNEPFIQTKGFRINQNTQGKSFNFSMRVPDDEEDVEGTVFIPWKELQKLPPASQAISIAFPTLGRILEEAHLHNESLPRQVNGLVLSVILPKKLQVFLTFEKINKSHTAKAQCVGWHSRKRRWVEEACETTMDVMDKASCRCNYTNLLMSFSILMSPKTFTNKTLDYITCIGLSISILSLILCLIIEITVWSQVTVTEISYMRHVCIVNIATSLLIANVWFIVASFFDGAARSYNWCVAVTFFSHYFYLSLFFWMLIKALLILYGILIVFRRMMKSTMMAIAFLVGYGCPLVIAAITVSVTEPRKGYVRAQACWLNWDDSKALLAFVIPALTIVAVNLIVVFVVAVSTRRPSIGSSKSQDMVTIMRISKNVAILTPLLGLTWGFGIATLIDSSSLVFHIIFSLLNAFQGFFILLFGTILDQKTREALKVRMSSLKGTSRIEEGRRNQRQSSHF is encoded by the exons ATGAAAATGGTATCTGCAGGGACCACATTCtgctgtttattattatttttggtcaCAGAATGCTACCACCAGAGACCAAAGCTCCATCCAAAA GTTGGTGACAAAATTCAAGGTCTGAATGAAAAATCAAAGACCAGGGGCTTCCCAG GGCAATGTCAAGGCAACTGTCTGAATGGCTCCCACTGCAAACAGTTCTGTGAGAATCCCTTCCATGGAGAAATAGGATTCACATGTAATAACAAAAGGTGGCAAAAATCCATTGAAACATGCACAAGTCTAACTGTCCAAACACTTTTTCAG gaGACTAATGCAATTTCAGTATATGAACCAAGCTTAAGTGGTAATACACGGTTTTCTTCAGATGTATTACTAAGTCCATCTAATGAAGAGTTCATTGAGTCAGCAGTTGAAGGCATCCAGAAGAAGTGTCCAGATGATTATGCTTGTATAATCAATAGTGTGAGATCTGCAGAAGTTACATCTGGAAATATTGCCTTCATAGTTGAATTGCTGAAAAACATATCCACACAATTATCTTCAAATATCAACCGGAGGAAGATGCAG AGTCTCAGCATGATGGCTAACCATGTCCTCAACAGAGCAGCCATCTCAAATTGGGCCTTCATTCCTGAAAGAACTACTGGTTCAGTTTTGCTCCAGTCAGTCAATTCATTTGCAGAGAATCTCAATATCAATGATGAGCCTGAGAATATTGTGAATGAGCCCTTTATTCAGACTAAAGGCTTCAGAATCAATCAAAACACCCAAGGGAAGAGTTTCAATTTCTCTATGAGGGTGCCAGATGATGAGGAGGATGTAGAGGGGACAGTGTTCATCCCCTGGAAAGAGCTACAGAAACTCCCTCCTGCCTCCCAGGCCATTAGTATTGCTTTCCCAACCTTGGGGCGAATTTTGGAAGAAGCTCATTTGCACAATGAGAGCCTTCCCAGACAGGTGAATGGGCTGGTTCTCTCAGTGATCTTGCCAAAAAAGCTCCAAGTCTTCCTCACTTTTGAAAAGATCAATAAATCCCATACTGCTAAAGCTCAGTGTGTGGGCTGGCATTCTCGGAAGAGAAGGTGGGTTGAGGAAGCCTGTGAAACAACAATGGATGTTATGGATAAAGCCTCTTGCCGCTGCAACTACACTAACCTGCTGATGTCCTTCTCCATTCTGATGTCCCCCAAGACCTTTACCAATAAAACTCTGGATTACATTACCTGCATTGGTCTCAGCATCTCCATCTTGAGCCTTATTCTTTGCCTGATCATTGAAATCACAGTGTGGTCCCAGGTGACAGTGACAGAGATCTCCTACATGCGTCACGTCTGCATTGTGAACATAGCCACGTCCCTTCTGATTGCTAATGTTTGGTTCATTGTCGCATCATTCTTTGACGGCGCAGCACGAAGTTACAACTGGTGTGTAGCAGTGACATTTTTCAGTCACTACTTCTACCTTTCTCTGTTCTTCTGGATGCTGATCAAAGCCCTCCTCATACTCTATGGAATACTGATCGTGTTTCGCCGGATGATGAAGTCCACTATGATGGCCATAGCCTTTTTGGTGGGCTACGGGTGCCCCCTGGTCATTGCTGCCATTACAGTTTCTGTTACAGAACCAAGAAAAGGTTATGTGAGAGCCCAGGCCTGCTGGCTGAACTGGGATGACTCCAAAGCTCTTCTAGCCTTTGTCATTCCAGCCCTGACCATTGTGGCAGTAAATCTGATTGTGGTTTTTGTTGTGGCTGTCAGCACTCGAAGACCTTCTATTGGAAGTTCTAAGTCTCAGGATATGGTGACCATTATGAGGATCAGTAAGAATGTTGCTATCCTTACCCCACTTCTGGGACTGACCTGGGGGTTTGGAATAGCCACCCTAATAGACAGCAGCTCCTTAGTGTTCCACATCATCTTCTCCTTACTCAATGCTTTCCAG GGGTTCTTCATTTTGCTGTTTGGAACCattctggatcaaaag aCAAGAGAAGCCTTGAAGGTGAGAATGTCTTCCCTGAAGGGGACATCAAGAATAGAAGAG